From the Trifolium pratense cultivar HEN17-A07 linkage group LG4, ARS_RC_1.1, whole genome shotgun sequence genome, the window atgaaGTGGTCagggaaaaaaaatgaaatctaAGGGACAATAAATTGCCAAGTCATTCGCCACCTGTTCACGAAAGTGATTTCGCTGTATCTAGCATTATACTTtagataattacacatgaacgaAAGGTCTACGTgcaacaagctgcgccgctaaaCCTAGGTTAAGGATATAAATAATACAACCACAACCAAAAGGAAAAATGCTTAATATAGCAACAAAACACATTACAAGATCACAAACAAGTTAAAGCACTCCACAAGTGaaagtttgaccaaatttatatccactACCTCTCATTTTCTGGCCATAATGAGATTTTATTGGTCCACTACGATTCGTAAGGCATTCTTGATCAGAAGTCCTCGAGAAAAATAGCATTGATGTAATCAAAAAAGTatgaataatataaatttttctcTTGTAAAAATCTCTAGCACACAAACATGATATACCACTTTCTTTCCTTGGGGAAAAAGAAAGTTGAAATATGAAACTAGTCATAATTGAAAATACCTATAACATTGCCTTCATTTTCTATATAGAGGACACAAGAACCATTGCTTACTGTCCCCACATTCACATACTCAAAGGACAAAAAACCAGTTCCTCCTAATATGATATGCTTCCTTGTAGTTGCAATGTCTCAATCATAAAATAATGTTTGAAAAGACAAATTGTATTGGAGATCAATACCTACCTCAAAACTTGCAACATACAACAGAAGCATTAAGCATAATTACTCTATACTCCGAAATAACTACATGTCAAGCAATACCAGGAAAGAAAAAACTACAGATTCAagcacaaaaatataatatagaaCATGAAGTAAAGTTATCATTAAGAAAGGTTACTATAGGTCACAATCGCTGTGACCTACCGAACTCACTGTCGTTATAAACTTATACTAACCCATCAAGCACAAACACTCTTCGGATTAGACGTGTCACGGCGTCGGACACATGACCGACATCAtaccgacacttataattacaatgaattatgtcattttcttaaataattACCGTGTCGACGTGTCGGTCTGTGTCCATGCCATAGAACCAAAGTTTAGGCATGAAATATAATTACACAATAATCTATACTCCTAACTTAGTCACACACATAATGTGCAAGgtttcttttcaaaaaatacTATGAACCCAGATTCTCGACAGTTATGGAAATCAAAGTCGCACAGTCAGATCTTGATTGTGGATCAAAGATCAGACGACTTTGTCTAACTTTGTAAAGTCAACTTTAACATATATATCAAAATACGCCATCTGATATTTCATCTAACGACCAAGATCTACAACAGAATCCAAATCTGTTCACCAAGTAGAAGCAATTACCCAGTATGTAACTTTTGTATCTTTGTCATGAAATTGGAATATCAGGTCAACAAGCAGAAGAAAATTTGCATAACATTACAGTTTCCACAATCACAAAGTGTCTTACAATGAAATATCCACAAATGATAACTGGGGTCCCTTACCAGCTTTGAGTTCCACTAAACAATAAAGAAAGcatttcaaattcattcaaaatatcTGTAGCTCTTTTACATAAATTATGACACTACTGCTTTTATTGAACAGCTAGGACAAACATGATCATCCCATGGCATACTTCTGTGTCCAGCTGCGAGCTGTGGCTTCGTACTTGGACCTGTCGGTCTTGTACATGTGTGCAATTTCAGGCACAAGTGGATCATCAGGGTTGGGGTCCGTCAGCAATGAGCAAATTGATAAAAGGACCTAAAATATATGGATTAGTTTCTCGGAGGGTCTAAACAGCAATCTATAGAAACAAAATTTACAGACTACATTCCTTAATATGTAAAATTTCAACGCTAATGCTCGGCAACTGTCTCATGACAGGCATGATATATAAACAGTAGCTCAGAAATTACATTATCTATGTTGAGTAAGTGGCAAGAGAAACAAGCAAGATAATATCAAACCTTGGATATGGTTAGTGCTGGGCTCCACTGTTCCTTGAGAATGTCGAGACATATACTGCCATTACTATTGATGTTTGGGTGGAAGACCTTGGTCCTAAAAGCAACCTGCAGTTGTTAATCACATTAGTTTTATTAGTTCTACACTTAGTCTTAAAAAGTAATAAATGTTCACTAATTTACTACTGCAAAGTAAAACAGTAGtagtttaaaaagaaaattaaactaGAA encodes:
- the LOC123881729 gene encoding ubiquitin-conjugating enzyme E2-17 kDa gives rise to the protein MASKRILKELKDLQKDPPTSCSAGPVAEDMFHWQATIMGPTDSPYAGGVFLVSIHFPPDYPFKPPKVAFRTKVFHPNINSNGSICLDILKEQWSPALTISKVLLSICSLLTDPNPDDPLVPEIAHMYKTDRSKYEATARSWTQKYAMG